In Burkholderia sp. NRF60-BP8, a single window of DNA contains:
- a CDS encoding CysB family HTH-type transcriptional regulator, translating into MNLHQFRFVREAVRQNFNLTEAAKALYTSQPGVSKAIIELEDELGVEIFTRHGKRVRSLTEPGRIILASVERILQEVESLKRVGKDYAAQDQGNLTIAATHTQARYSLPAAIAEFKKRFPKVHLSILQGSPTQVAEMVIHDQADLAIATEAISDYKELVSLPCFQWHHAAVVPADHPLLERKPVTLDDLAQYPLITYDDAFAGRKKINHAFALRGLSPDIVLEAIDADVIKTYVELGLGVGIMADIAFNPERDRGLRLIPVGHLFGSNVTRVALKQGAYLRSYVYTLVELLSPTLNRKLIEQALKGEAESYEL; encoded by the coding sequence ATGAACCTGCACCAATTTCGCTTCGTGCGCGAGGCCGTCCGGCAGAATTTCAACCTCACCGAGGCCGCCAAGGCGCTCTACACGTCGCAACCGGGGGTATCGAAGGCGATCATCGAGCTCGAGGACGAGCTGGGCGTCGAGATCTTCACGCGGCACGGCAAGCGCGTACGCTCGCTCACCGAACCGGGCCGGATCATCCTCGCATCGGTCGAGCGGATTCTTCAGGAAGTTGAAAGTTTAAAGAGGGTCGGGAAAGATTATGCGGCGCAGGACCAGGGCAACCTGACCATCGCGGCGACCCACACGCAGGCCCGCTACTCGCTGCCGGCGGCGATCGCCGAGTTCAAGAAGCGCTTCCCGAAGGTGCACCTGTCGATCCTGCAGGGCAGCCCGACGCAGGTGGCCGAGATGGTGATCCACGACCAGGCCGATCTCGCGATCGCGACCGAGGCGATCTCCGACTACAAGGAACTCGTGTCGCTGCCCTGCTTCCAGTGGCATCACGCGGCCGTCGTGCCGGCCGACCATCCGCTGCTCGAACGCAAGCCGGTCACGCTGGACGATCTCGCGCAATACCCGCTGATCACGTACGACGACGCGTTCGCGGGCCGCAAGAAGATCAATCATGCGTTCGCGCTGCGCGGACTGTCGCCGGACATCGTGCTCGAGGCGATCGACGCCGACGTGATCAAGACCTATGTCGAACTCGGCCTGGGCGTCGGCATCATGGCCGACATCGCGTTCAATCCCGAGCGCGATCGCGGCTTGCGGCTGATCCCGGTCGGCCATCTGTTCGGCAGCAACGTGACGCGCGTCGCGCTCAAGCAGGGCGCCTACCTGCGCAGCTATGTGTATACGCTCGTCGAACTGCTGTCGCCGACGCTGAACCGCAAGCTGATCGAGCAGGCGCTCAAGGGCGAAGCCGAATCGTACGAACTTTGA